TAGATTATACCTGGCCATAACTCCGGCCGGGCCTAAAAAAACCCGTAGGAGAAAACCTAGGCCCAAGCCCAGCCTGGCTCGGCCTTTGGGCCTAAATTTCAGACTCAAGCCCGTCCCATCAGTGGAAAAGTCCGTCGGGCCTCGGGCCTGACCTCTTCCCTAAAACGCACATATGTCAAGCCCAAGCCCGGCCTAACCTGAAATTCAGGCTCAAAATTTAGTCTCAGGCCCGGCTCGTGGGCAAGACCGGGCTGGGCCGGGTTTTCCATGGCCAGGTATAATCTAGACATGTTCTCTTATTATCATTATTTTAGCACTGCATCAGCGTGCTTCTACTCTGACAAATTTCTAGCTGTCCAACAATGGTGCGGAGCCTGCTGCCCACCCACTTCTGATTAGTTTTCAAGGGTCAGACTCAACTCCCACGtctatttatttgaaaaaaaaatgccTTGTCGAAGCCATCAGAGATCGGTGCACGACACCGATGCGTTAAAACAAAAATGGCACATAAGTTCAGTTCAGAACCATGCTAAGAGCATGGTTCCAAATTTATATATTTAGGCCAAAGGTCCCTTTACACTAGATCAGCTCACCAGCCCATTCTCTGACCAATTTCTCTAGAACCAGGCCATAATATGTTATGTTATGTTCTTGCCAATATTGAAAGCCGCAAACAGATTACAGGGCAAGGTCATGCCAGCTTAATGTAAACTTGCTTCCAGTGTGTGCACTGCATCAGCCAGTTCACATCATCACACGTCAAAAGGGAGAGAGCTCGAAAGAGAAGGAGATGCAGAAGCAGGCCACATCAATTGAGACTTCAGACATCCCAACTCTCTATGAACTTCTCTCCACTTCGTTCCTACAAACGGATCCTATTGCTTGCAGTAAGTATTGCAAAATGAAAATGCAATGCGTCCATCCAGAAGCAACAGCGACTCGCCGGTTTGCCTGAAACGCTCGGCGTCACACAGAAGAAGATCCAAATGGCTCATGCGATGACCCAAATGGAGATAGGGACTCGTCGAGCGCAAGACTACAAAGGAAGACGTTTCGCTCGCTCACTGACCAACCCACGCTCGGGCCACATATCTACACGGCTGGAGGCTGCAGCTGCAGCTCACCACACTCCCTCCTCCATCTCCGGTCCACACCAGGGTGCGAGCGTGAGCGTGAGCGCGAGGAGTGAAGCTCGAAGCCATGGCGGCCGCGGAGACGCCGCAGGAGCAGTACGCGCCCAAGCCGGCAGCCGAGGGCAGGGGCTACTGGCGGTGGCGCAGGGACGACTTCTTCCCGGAGCCGTCGTTCGCGAGCTGGGGCGCGTACCGCTCCGCGCTGGCCGCGACCCCCGCGAGGCTGCGCGACCGCTTCACCGGCCGCTCCACCGACGCCATCGAGCTCGGCGCGCTGCGGCGCCGCAGCGAGAACGAGATGCGCCGCTGCCTCACGTGGTGGGACCTCACGTGGTTCGGCTTCGGCTCCGTCATCGGCGCCGGCATCTTCGTGCTCACCGGCCAGGAGGCGCACGACCACGCCGGCCCCGCCATCGTGCTCTCTTACGTCGTCTCCGGCCTCTCCGCCATGCTGTCCGTGTTCTGCTACACCGAGTTCGCCGTCGAGATCCCCGTCGCCGGCGGCTCCTTCGCGTACCTCCGCGTCGAGCTCGGCGACGTCGCGGCCTTCATCGCCGCTGCGAACCTTATCCTCGAGAGCATCATCGGCACGGCCGCCGTGGCGCGCTCTTGGACGTCCTACTTCGCCTCGCTCATCAACAAGCCGGCGAGCGCGCTGCGCATACAGACGTCGCTCCTCGAGGGGTACAACGAGCTTGACCCCATCGCGGTGGTGGTGATTGCGGTCACCGCCACCATGGCCATCCTGAGCGCCAAGGGCACTTCCCGGATCAACTGGGTGGCGTCCGCGATACACGTGGTCGTGATAGCCTTCGTCATCGTGGCAGGATTCATCCACGCCAAGCCGAGCAACCTGACCCCGTTCATGCCGAACGGCGTGCCGGGCGTGTTCCACGCGGCGGCGATCGTGTACTTCGCCTACGGCGGCTTCGACAACATCGCGACGATGGCGGAGGAGGTCAAGAACCCGTCGAGGGACATACCGCTGGGGCTGCTGGGCTCCATGTCGGTGATCACGGTGATCTACTGCGTGATGGCGCTGGTGCTGAGCATGATGCAGCCGTACACGGCGATCGACCGGAGCGCCGCCTACTCGGTGGCGTTCAGCAGCGTGGGGATGCACTGGGCGCAGTACGTGGTGGCGCTGGGCGCGCTCAAGGGGATGACGACGGTGATGCTGGTGGGCGCGCTGGGGCAGGCGCGGTACACGACGCACATCGCGCGGAGCCACATCATCCCGCCGGTGTTCGCGCTGGTGCACCCCAGGACCGGCACGCCGGTGAACGCCAACATACTCATCGCCGCCGCGGCCTGCTGCATCGGCTTCTTCTCCAGCCTCGACGTGCTCTCCAGCCTGCTCTCCGTCAGCACGCTCTTCATCTTCATGATGATGGCCACCGCACTCCTCGTCCGGCGGTACTACGTGAGGGGCGTGACGACGCGGACGCACGCGCTGCGGCTCCTGGTGTTCCTGCTGGTGATCATCGCCTCGTCGGCGGGCATCGCGGCGTACTGGGGCACGAGGCCCGACCGGTGGGAGGGCTACGTCGTGCTGGTGCCGGCGTGGCTGCTGGGGACGCTCGGTATCCAGGTGATGGTGCCCGCGGCGCGCGCGCCCAAGGTGTGGGGGGTGCCGCTCGTGCCGTGGCTGCCCTCGCTCTCCATCGCCACCAACCTGTTCCTCATGGGCTCGCTCGGCTCGCAGGCCTTCGTCCGCTTCGGCGCCTGTACCGCCATCATGCTCATCTACTACGTTCTCGTCGGGCTGCACGCCACGTACGACGTCGCCCACGATGTGTGCAGCGAAGACGAGCTAAAAGACTACGGCGACACCGCTGATGATGATGCTGGTGAGAAGGCGGCGGCGAAAACGGCCGACGTGGAGAAGGCTAGCGCGGGAGAAGGTGGTCGCTAAAGATGTCCGGAGTCGGCCGGACGGTCCTGATCCATGCGTGGCCGGTAGTCAGTAATCACTCCTTGACTATACGTTGTCTGAAAACTTGTAATTTGTACCAACAAATGAAGAATGGGAGAAGACTTTTTATCTACACAAAGTCTTGATCTTTGTTTTGTACTCACTCCGTTCctaaaaataaatatttttaaaaattcCAATACAAACTACATACAAATGTATATAAATATATTCTAGAATGCATATTTCACTCATTTTGCTCGTCCGCACTGAAATCCTAAAGGgatttatatttaggaatggaggaagtGATGTACATGTGCTCGCGCTGGTAATGAGCAATCAATACATTGACATCACTATCTGAAAACTTGTTATTTGTGCAATAGACTATATTTTTAAactatgcaaaaaaaaaaaattgcGTGCAATATATTTGAAGGGAGGCTCTATTTGTGAGCTGAAAAAGAAACAGTTGCATCAGTCACTTTTTATATGAACCGTCGGATCTTGATCCAAAATAAATCGTGTTACTGTTCATCgtcttccttccttcttcctCATCCTCATCCCGAACGCCCCAGCCTACCCCGCCCTAATCGCCGGCCTCCACCACCTGCAACCGGCACGCGCTTCCGTGCACCGTCTCGTCGCCCCACCCTCCcctcaacacccccccccccccacccaccgTTGTTGCTAGCCATTGCTCCACCCATCCCTCTAAGCCCGGTGCCACCCATGAAAATCTCCGGTGATCCCTTGCAACAtccacccctaagatagataatggggctATTACTTCACCGTAAGATAGATGGTGGAGCTagtttcttctccggcaagcttCTCCAGTGAGGTCCGTCCAATAGGGAAGGAAGAAGGAAAAAAGTGACTGATGCGGAAAAAAATTCAAGCACATGAGAAATAGCAAATCTTATATTTAAAAGGAGAATGGATTTTTATTACATAAAAAAGTTAAATCAGATCGTTAACCTCAACATAAAAAGAGAATTATCTAAACAGGGATATCAACTATCAACCAAGCCTTCGCGCGCTGCATTTCCTACATATAGCACACAGTTTTATGAGTATGGATGTTAAGATCCGTACCAAACACATACtatatgttggaaatatgagcaatttaccattTGATTTTATgaacagaaatactagataaaacATGAGTACTATAACAGAGATAAAGCAAGTCATGCAATCTGACATAGAGAAGGTAAAAAGTATCTGCATATATGAAGTGGCTGAACCAGAACAGAGCATATGTAGGACAAAGGCTAGAACAAGAAAGACTAGAGCAAGAAGCTTAGTAAGATCTTAAACAAAAAGAACACGGagacgtacggagcagcgacagAAGCACCGGTCTTGGGGTCGAGGTCCTCGCCGGCCATGTCGTCGaagaggttgtcgacgtcggggaagaagtcgtcattggggaagtagtcgtcggtgTCCGTACCGTCCGTGATGAACCGGTCAGTAGTCGCgcagagcgctccccaaaaaccttatcacccttctcccgtacatgACTCAAAGAGGTGGGATTTCAGAGGCCTACGGTCCCGACCTGCGGTGCAGGCCGCAAACCGGCATGGGGAAGATTGTGGCAGTAGTTCGGTGCTCAGGAACTCGGTGGCGAGAGGAAGATGATGTTTTGACGTATCCCTCCGGAGAGGAGCAACCTCTATTTTATAGGCACAAGAGAAGTAGGCGAG
The Aegilops tauschii subsp. strangulata cultivar AL8/78 chromosome 3, Aet v6.0, whole genome shotgun sequence genome window above contains:
- the LOC109739621 gene encoding cationic amino acid transporter 5, whose protein sequence is MAAAETPQEQYAPKPAAEGRGYWRWRRDDFFPEPSFASWGAYRSALAATPARLRDRFTGRSTDAIELGALRRRSENEMRRCLTWWDLTWFGFGSVIGAGIFVLTGQEAHDHAGPAIVLSYVVSGLSAMLSVFCYTEFAVEIPVAGGSFAYLRVELGDVAAFIAAANLILESIIGTAAVARSWTSYFASLINKPASALRIQTSLLEGYNELDPIAVVVIAVTATMAILSAKGTSRINWVASAIHVVVIAFVIVAGFIHAKPSNLTPFMPNGVPGVFHAAAIVYFAYGGFDNIATMAEEVKNPSRDIPLGLLGSMSVITVIYCVMALVLSMMQPYTAIDRSAAYSVAFSSVGMHWAQYVVALGALKGMTTVMLVGALGQARYTTHIARSHIIPPVFALVHPRTGTPVNANILIAAAACCIGFFSSLDVLSSLLSVSTLFIFMMMATALLVRRYYVRGVTTRTHALRLLVFLLVIIASSAGIAAYWGTRPDRWEGYVVLVPAWLLGTLGIQVMVPAARAPKVWGVPLVPWLPSLSIATNLFLMGSLGSQAFVRFGACTAIMLIYYVLVGLHATYDVAHDVCSEDELKDYGDTADDDAGEKAAAKTADVEKASAGEGGR